One stretch of Nitratiruptor tergarcus DSM 16512 DNA includes these proteins:
- a CDS encoding NADH-ubiquinone oxidoreductase subunit E family protein: protein MVRYDLRHLHEDFYDRMVELLDKNVKSGEVAIFLFEVVTNGKSNFDAVQKSADVIKEQGHELLNSLKFNEVDWTIVVRKK from the coding sequence ATGGTCAGATATGATTTGAGACATCTCCATGAGGACTTTTATGATCGTATGGTAGAACTTCTTGATAAAAATGTAAAGAGTGGAGAAGTAGCAATTTTTCTCTTTGAAGTAGTAACAAATGGCAAAAGCAATTTTGATGCAGTACAAAAAAGTGCTGATGTTATCAAAGAGCAAGGGCATGAACTTCTTAATTCATTGAAATTCAATGAGGTTGACTGGACGATAGTTGTCAGAAAAAAATAA